From a region of the bacterium genome:
- a CDS encoding DUF72 domain-containing protein, whose product MDSIFPSNKHANSLLHAGTSGWSYDDWQGNFYPPKTSSGQWLEYYISQFGAVEVDSTFYAIPPRSRVERWAEVAPPGFEFALKVPQVITHEKSLINCEAEMSEFLSVVELLGEHLGPVLFQFPYGFKPERINDLLKFLDTLPRDTSFRFAVEIRNRAWLKTRLPDELAARKLTMCLVDHPWMPRETRVTGTFVYLRFLGDQKALTVFDHTQKDMQKNLVFWAACAKLWLKQKLPIYAFFNNHFSGHAPSDVRAFSELLKGQKAKVQGT is encoded by the coding sequence GGGAAACTTCTACCCGCCCAAAACCTCCTCCGGCCAGTGGCTGGAATACTATATTTCTCAGTTCGGCGCGGTGGAAGTGGACAGTACCTTCTACGCCATTCCGCCCCGCTCCCGCGTCGAACGCTGGGCCGAGGTCGCGCCTCCCGGATTCGAGTTCGCGCTCAAAGTCCCACAGGTGATTACCCATGAAAAATCGCTCATCAACTGCGAGGCGGAGATGAGCGAATTTCTCTCTGTGGTGGAACTGCTCGGCGAACATCTCGGCCCGGTTCTCTTTCAGTTCCCCTATGGCTTCAAGCCCGAACGCATCAACGACCTCTTGAAGTTTCTCGATACTCTGCCGCGCGACACCAGTTTCCGCTTTGCCGTGGAGATCCGCAACCGTGCCTGGCTGAAAACCCGGCTGCCCGACGAGCTGGCCGCGCGCAAACTCACCATGTGCCTGGTCGATCACCCCTGGATGCCGCGCGAGACTCGCGTCACGGGCACGTTCGTCTATCTGCGGTTTCTCGGTGACCAGAAGGCACTGACCGTGTTCGATCACACGCAGAAGGACATGCAGAAGAATCTCGTCTTCTGGGCCGCCTGTGCCAAGCTCTGGCTCAAGCAGAAGCTGCCCATCTATGCCTTCTTCAACAATCATTTTTCCGGCCATGCGCCTTCGGACGTCAGGGCCTTTAGCGAACTCCTCAAAGGCCAGAAGGCCAAGGTCCAAGGCACATGA
- a CDS encoding RNA polymerase sigma factor RpoD/SigA produces the protein MTKITKKVNIRANQSLEKYLQEIGEVPLLTPEEEIKLARRIRRGDQIALEQLTKANLRFVVSVAKQYQNQGLSLGDLINEGNLGLIKAAKRFDETRGYKFISYAVWWIRQSILQALAEQSRVVRLPLNRVGALNKIGKMYSNLEQEYEREPTPEEIAEQLEITPAEVTDTLRMSGRHLSMDAPFSQGEDNRLLDIVHNENQPPPDAKLMQESLRQEIDRALATLSPREAEVVRLYFGLGREHPLTLEEIGELFKLTRERVRQIKEKALRRLRHTSRSKSLRTYLG, from the coding sequence TTGACCAAAATCACGAAAAAAGTGAATATTCGCGCCAACCAGAGCTTGGAGAAGTATCTTCAGGAGATTGGGGAGGTTCCGCTCCTCACGCCCGAAGAGGAGATCAAGCTCGCCCGCCGCATTCGCCGCGGCGACCAGATTGCCCTCGAGCAGCTTACCAAGGCCAATCTGCGGTTTGTGGTTAGTGTAGCCAAACAGTATCAGAACCAGGGGCTCTCACTGGGGGACCTGATTAACGAGGGCAACCTCGGTCTGATTAAGGCCGCCAAACGGTTCGATGAGACCCGTGGCTATAAATTTATTTCCTACGCCGTGTGGTGGATCCGGCAGTCGATTTTGCAGGCGCTGGCCGAGCAGTCGCGCGTGGTGCGGCTGCCCCTCAACCGCGTGGGCGCGCTGAACAAGATCGGCAAGATGTATTCGAACCTCGAGCAGGAGTATGAGCGCGAGCCCACTCCCGAGGAGATCGCCGAGCAGCTCGAAATTACGCCCGCCGAAGTCACCGACACGCTGCGCATGTCGGGCCGGCATCTGTCGATGGACGCGCCCTTCAGCCAGGGGGAAGACAACCGGCTGCTGGACATCGTCCATAATGAGAACCAGCCGCCGCCCGACGCCAAGCTGATGCAGGAATCGCTGCGGCAGGAGATCGACCGCGCGCTGGCCACCCTCTCGCCGCGTGAGGCCGAAGTGGTGCGGCTGTACTTCGGGTTGGGGCGCGAACACCCGCTGACCCTGGAAGAGATCGGCGAGCTGTTTAAGCTGACACGGGAACGCGTGCGGCAGATCAAAGAGAAGGCCCTGCGCCGCCTGCGCCACACCTCGCGCAGCAAATCCTTGCGGACCTACCTGGGGTAA
- a CDS encoding toll/interleukin-1 receptor domain-containing protein, translating into MKDRLFISHANPIDNEFSLWLTLRLRAMGFQAWCDLTDMPGGASMWPTIERQIRANTDRFIFVLSKVSNHQSDGCLKELAVADAVRRSSDDGDQEFILPVRCDDIDFKTANAYVIDRYTVDFFGRWGAGLRELLDKLKEAGIVGCAVNGPSAVSEWWAKEYKYASPRTLLDKPETYVTNVFPITRWPSHIFIHDIGRSGVGPYNLNPEVGQPFAFSEKKIISFFPANSISSYVTYPYEILNSTRLPMRSDAPYAALRDVLQTDDSRLVTELLTNTFEYALIKRGLRPYLQASKKHCFFFYKGSDLDSIQYDTLEGAPTDRVLVGKYESSYWHFAISAKAEMRPFPHFAIRRHVLFSDDARTIWESKPKLHKARRSACRRWFNELWRERLLAAMACVSRGTDDVLIEFGDESALAVSRIPTLHECPKSYIYGIEEEIDLISEQVEDQDDEDIEPGD; encoded by the coding sequence ATGAAAGACCGTCTTTTTATTTCCCATGCAAATCCCATCGACAATGAATTCAGTCTATGGCTGACCCTTCGCCTAAGGGCCATGGGATTCCAAGCTTGGTGTGATCTCACAGATATGCCGGGCGGCGCATCGATGTGGCCAACAATTGAGCGTCAAATCCGGGCGAATACAGACCGATTCATATTTGTCCTCAGCAAAGTCTCGAATCATCAATCAGACGGCTGCCTTAAGGAGCTCGCGGTGGCCGATGCAGTACGCAGGTCGTCAGACGATGGTGATCAAGAGTTCATCCTACCAGTTCGATGTGACGATATTGATTTCAAAACCGCCAACGCTTACGTGATAGATCGGTACACAGTTGACTTCTTCGGACGCTGGGGTGCAGGGCTTCGCGAACTTCTTGACAAATTGAAAGAAGCCGGAATTGTTGGTTGTGCTGTCAACGGCCCCAGTGCAGTATCCGAATGGTGGGCAAAGGAATACAAATACGCTTCGCCCCGCACTCTTCTCGACAAGCCTGAAACTTATGTCACCAACGTCTTTCCTATCACCCGATGGCCATCACATATATTTATTCACGACATTGGCCGATCTGGTGTCGGCCCTTACAATCTGAACCCAGAGGTCGGACAACCTTTTGCATTTTCGGAAAAGAAAATAATTTCTTTCTTTCCGGCAAACTCGATTTCGTCCTATGTCACGTACCCATACGAGATTCTGAATTCGACGCGCCTTCCTATGCGATCAGATGCCCCGTATGCCGCCTTGCGAGATGTGTTGCAAACAGATGACAGCAGGCTTGTGACTGAGCTGTTGACGAACACGTTCGAATACGCTCTAATCAAGAGGGGTCTTCGCCCGTATTTGCAGGCATCAAAGAAGCACTGCTTCTTCTTTTACAAAGGGTCGGACCTTGACTCCATTCAGTACGACACACTCGAAGGAGCACCCACAGATCGAGTGCTTGTTGGCAAATATGAGTCATCATATTGGCATTTCGCCATTTCTGCCAAGGCTGAAATGCGCCCGTTTCCACATTTCGCCATTCGCAGACACGTCTTGTTCTCAGACGATGCGCGTACTATATGGGAGAGCAAGCCAAAACTCCACAAGGCAAGACGGTCAGCGTGCAGGCGCTGGTTCAACGAGCTTTGGCGCGAGAGACTTTTAGCCGCCATGGCATGTGTTAGTCGCGGAACTGACGATGTGCTAATTGAATTCGGAGACGAAAGTGCGCTAGCAGTAAGCCGTATTCCAACGCTACATGAGTGTCCCAAATCCTACATCTATGGAATCGAAGAAGAGATAGATCTTATTTCCGAACAGGTGGAAGACCAAGATGATGAAGACATCGAGCCAGGCGATTGA